From the genome of Deltaproteobacteria bacterium, one region includes:
- a CDS encoding SDR family oxidoreductase, translated as MGLLDGKVAVITGAGGGIGRAHALLFAKEGAKVVVNDLGGARDGTGSDETAAAKVVAEIVDAGGEAVPNYDDVSERAGADNIVKTALDAFGKLDILVNNAGILRDKTLLKMTDEMFDIVVKVHLRGTFLCTRAAAAHMKERGEGGRIINTTSVAGLMGNFGQTNYAAAKAGIYGLTRTVAMELKKYHITCNALAPIAHTRLTADLPMMQAMPNAKELLAPEHVAPAAVFLASDLAADLTGEVLAVEGPRMYLFRMVRTDPVLPRGPEGWTAQEIRERWSEIAGK; from the coding sequence ATGGGGCTTCTCGACGGGAAAGTTGCAGTCATCACCGGCGCCGGCGGCGGTATTGGACGCGCCCACGCGCTGCTGTTCGCCAAAGAAGGCGCCAAGGTCGTCGTCAACGACCTGGGCGGCGCACGAGACGGTACCGGTTCCGATGAGACCGCGGCCGCGAAGGTGGTAGCCGAGATCGTCGACGCCGGCGGCGAGGCGGTACCGAACTACGACGATGTCTCCGAGCGCGCCGGCGCCGACAACATCGTCAAGACCGCGCTCGACGCCTTCGGCAAGCTCGACATCCTCGTCAACAACGCCGGCATCCTCCGCGACAAGACGCTGTTGAAGATGACCGACGAGATGTTCGACATCGTCGTCAAGGTCCACCTGCGCGGTACATTCCTGTGCACCCGCGCGGCGGCAGCGCACATGAAGGAACGCGGCGAGGGCGGACGCATCATCAACACGACGAGCGTGGCCGGTCTCATGGGCAACTTCGGCCAAACCAACTACGCGGCGGCCAAGGCCGGCATCTACGGCCTCACGCGCACCGTGGCAATGGAGCTGAAGAAGTACCACATCACGTGCAACGCGCTCGCCCCCATCGCCCACACCCGGCTCACAGCCGATCTGCCGATGATGCAGGCCATGCCGAACGCCAAGGAGCTGCTGGCGCCAGAGCACGTAGCGCCGGCTGCCGTGTTCCTCGCGTCCGACCTGGCCGCCGACCTCACCGGCGAAGTCCTGGCGGTCGAAGGGCCGCGCATGTACCTGTTCAGGATGGTGCGGACCGACCCCGTCCTCCCGCGAGGCCCGGAGGGCTGGACCGCGCAGGAGATCCGCGAGCGCTGGTCCGAGATCGCGGGCAAGTAG
- a CDS encoding sensor domain-containing diguanylate cyclase: MDRVDLTSPVVPPAPERRALHVAFTMALAVLGWGLLAAATVIPGWAPASARASDAVAVAAFLLVIVVARRMALPMLPQVAVSLDTGFLIAAAVCLGSVTSGWLVAVALSLDAFVRRLGERRANPVAHTWLDDIAYVLYFGGMSGALLMGLGWLLAVDGFDLSTGIERESDALGLVFALGGSFLAVHYAVQGVRLRILGRPFASYVRRVALPGIVAEASLLPLAVVVVLLYRRDQPLGFLLLAATYLLINLVFFRLRRIGLRLQRRVVELETLNATSRELAKSLQLHDLVDAVARETVKALPRAELLTLVHRTRSDEAGERLVVDAYERDRGRFERFHVAGRDGPSGWVLDRCESLMIADLRRSPFDAAAASGVRSWLGVPLVVHGEAVGVLAVQSRQRGAFDTDDRRLLEAIGAQAAVALQNAHLYELAMVDGLTRLFVRRYFDARLAEEIERARRFGTEFSVVMMDIDDFKQLNDSLGHPAGDAVLVAVADIVRRNMRGVDTAARYGGEEISIVLPRTPLLDAYNLAERIRGLIEAARVPYDGGTISVTASFGIAAYPESGEGTADDVVRRADTALYRAKRTGKNRVELYWADGERPD, encoded by the coding sequence GTGGACCGCGTCGACCTGACATCGCCCGTCGTGCCGCCGGCGCCCGAGCGGCGTGCCCTGCACGTCGCGTTCACGATGGCGTTGGCCGTGCTCGGGTGGGGCTTGCTGGCGGCGGCGACCGTCATACCGGGATGGGCGCCAGCGTCTGCGCGGGCCTCCGATGCGGTCGCGGTGGCCGCGTTCTTGCTGGTGATCGTGGTGGCGCGGCGGATGGCGTTGCCGATGCTGCCGCAGGTCGCGGTGTCTCTGGACACGGGGTTCCTGATCGCCGCGGCCGTGTGTCTGGGCTCGGTGACCTCGGGGTGGCTCGTCGCGGTCGCGCTGTCGCTCGACGCGTTCGTGCGCCGCCTCGGCGAGCGCCGCGCCAATCCGGTCGCACACACCTGGCTCGACGATATCGCGTACGTTCTGTACTTCGGCGGCATGTCGGGCGCGCTGCTGATGGGGTTGGGGTGGCTGCTGGCCGTCGACGGATTCGATCTGTCTACCGGCATCGAACGCGAGTCGGACGCGCTCGGGCTCGTGTTTGCCCTCGGCGGCAGCTTCCTCGCGGTGCACTACGCGGTCCAGGGCGTGCGCCTGCGCATTCTCGGCCGGCCGTTCGCGTCGTACGTGCGGCGCGTGGCGCTGCCCGGTATCGTCGCGGAGGCGTCGCTGCTGCCGCTGGCGGTCGTCGTCGTTCTGCTGTACCGGCGGGACCAACCGCTCGGCTTTCTTCTGTTGGCGGCGACCTACTTGCTGATCAACTTGGTGTTCTTCCGGCTGCGGCGCATCGGCTTGCGCTTGCAACGGCGTGTCGTCGAACTCGAGACGCTCAACGCCACGTCGCGGGAGTTGGCCAAGTCGCTCCAACTGCACGATCTGGTCGACGCCGTTGCGCGCGAGACGGTCAAGGCGCTGCCGCGCGCCGAGCTGCTCACGCTCGTGCATCGCACGCGGTCGGACGAGGCGGGCGAGCGCCTGGTGGTCGATGCGTACGAGCGCGACCGCGGCCGCTTCGAGCGCTTCCACGTCGCGGGGCGCGACGGCCCCTCCGGGTGGGTGCTCGACCGCTGCGAGTCGCTGATGATCGCGGACCTGCGGCGCAGCCCGTTCGACGCGGCGGCCGCGTCCGGCGTACGCTCGTGGCTGGGCGTTCCGTTGGTCGTCCACGGCGAGGCGGTCGGCGTCCTCGCGGTGCAGAGTCGCCAGCGCGGCGCGTTCGACACCGACGATCGGCGATTGCTCGAGGCGATCGGAGCGCAGGCGGCGGTGGCGCTGCAAAACGCCCACCTGTACGAACTCGCGATGGTCGACGGGCTCACGCGGCTGTTCGTCCGCCGCTACTTCGACGCGCGGCTCGCCGAGGAGATCGAACGCGCGCGCCGATTCGGTACGGAGTTCTCGGTCGTCATGATGGACATCGACGACTTCAAACAGCTCAACGATTCGCTCGGCCATCCGGCGGGCGACGCGGTGCTCGTCGCCGTCGCCGACATCGTGCGGCGGAACATGCGCGGCGTCGACACCGCCGCGCGCTACGGCGGCGAGGAGATCTCGATCGTGCTGCCGCGCACGCCGCTGTTGGACGCCTACAACCTCGCGGAACGCATTCGCGGGCTGATCGAGGCGGCGCGCGTTCCGTATGACGGCGGTACGATCTCCGTCACCGCGTCGTTCGGCATCGCGGCCTACCCGGAAAGCGGCG